Part of the bacterium HR11 genome is shown below.
CCGCCGCCGGTAAGCCCGCTCGACGGCCTCCGGCGGAAGCCCGCTCCAGCGGGTAAACGTCTGGGGCGGGATCTCCGACAGGAGACGAATGCGTACGCCCGTCGCCTCCGCCGCCCGCCGCAGGTCTGCCGCCTCCGGCCGCTGGGGCCATTCGTAGAGAGCGAGGCCGTCGGACTCACCGGCGAACTGATAGCCCCGCCGTCGGGCCGCCGCCTGCCAAGTCGAACGATACGGCCCGTCGGCCGGGACGGCAACGCCCCAGCCGCTCTCGTAAGCAAAGCAGGGCAGGAAGGCCGGCAGCCGCCGCCAGGCCATCATCTCGTCCAGCGTCTTGCTGGTGACGGCCACGATGCCGACGCCGTGGGCCTCGCAGACCCGGAGCGTCTCCAGCGTCGTTTCCCATGGAAAGTCCGGGGCCGTCATCGTCCCGTCGATGTCCGAAAATACGACGGCTTTCATCGCAGGTCCGTTCGATTCGGGAGAATGGCGTCGGACCGGCTTGGCCATCATCCCGAGGAGGAAGATTTTACAAGCTTCGGGACGGCGTGACGACGCCGACCCGGGTCCCTTTCGCCGGAGCCGACGGTTTTGATAGTCTTATGCGCTACCGGGGAGCCGGGCCATTCCGCAGGAGACGTCCTCGATGGGCCGTCGAGTCGCCGACTGGTTTCGTCAGGCCGAGGCCGACTTACGACACGCACGGCACGCAATGGAGGACGGTGATTTCGAGTGGAGTTGCTTTGCGGCACAACAGGCGGCCGAAAAAGCCCTAAAGGCCCTGTTCCAGAAACTCGGGATGGAAGCTTGGGGCCATACCCTGACGGCCTTGGTCGGCAACCTGCCGCCGGAAGTCGGGCCGACGGCCGACCTGATCGACTGTGCCCGGACGCTGGACAAGCACTACATACCGACCCGTTATCCTAACAGCTTTGATTCGGGAGCGCCGACTGATTTTTACACTCGAGCCGACGCTGAGACGGCCATCCAATGCGCGGAGGTCATCCTTGAGTTCTGTCGTCGTCAGATCGGCTGACCGGGCGCGCATCGCGCAGGCCGTCCAGGCCTACGTCGCCCGCCTCCGGGCCGAGCATCCGGAGGTCCTGCGGGTCATCTGGTTCGGGTCGTGGGTCCGTGGCGAGGCGACGCCGGGCAGTGACGTGGACCTGTGTATCATCGTGGCCCGGTCCGACAAGCCCCGATGGGCGCGGGCGGCCGACTTTCTGCCCGTCGGGTTCCCTGTAGGAATCGACCTGTTTGTCTATACGCCCGAGGAATTCGAGCGATTGCGGACCGAGGCACCCGGGTGGTATGCGGCCATCCAGGCGGGCTGGGAAGTCAAGGGGGACGAATAGGGCTTTGCTGACGGAGCCGTCCGCCTGGCTGGGGTCTGGGGTCCGTGTGCGACCCCGTCCCGCCGTCACCTTGCTTGTAGAATCGTGTCCCCCGAGGGGTCCCCAATCCACCCCCCTTTCGTCGAGGTGAACCGCTCTATCTAATGAGCAGGGCGGGGATTTCCTATGTAAACGTCCGTATCGTAGGGGACGGGCAAGTCCCGAAGGCTTCCATGGCCCTGCCGCCAGATGTACAGCCAGACCTGGACGACCCGGCTGACGCCCCGCTGGAGCCGGAGGGCGGCGATCCCGAAGGCCGTGCTCCGGAAGTCCAGGTCGGCCCACGCTGGGGGCTCCGCCGGGAGCCCGAACTCGGCGGGCCGGGCCAGCATCTGCGCATATTCCCGGGACTCGGTCCGGACTTTCTGAAGCCATCGGTCCCAGCGGCCGGCCTCGAGGTCGGGGTCCCGGTAGCCATAGAAGACCGGCGGGATTTCCTCGAGATGCCGCCGGGTGAATTCGTAGAAGGCTTGTCGGACGGCGGGGTCGACTTCCCGATAGACGGCCGGGTCGTGGAGCCACAGGACCCATCGGGCGCTTTCCGAGAAGGTCTGAAGGACCGGGGTCAGCCGGCCCGTCTGGTAAAAGCGCTGGGGGACCTCCCTCAGCCAGTAGGGCAGGAGGCGGGGGAGGGTCTGCGCCTCCTCAGGCGTCGGAGGCCGGCAGAGGGTCGCCCGGGCGGCGTCTTCCTGAAGCGTGACCAGACGCCGGAGGGCCGGCGGGAGCCACGGGTACGTCTGCCGGTACGCCCAGACCTGAATGTCGCAATCCCAGGCCCCTCCCTCGCGAGGGGCGCACACCAGCGTCAGACCGACCAGGCCGAAGACCCAACCGAGCTTCATCCCCCGTCTTCCGGGACTCATCCTGCCGCCCCGGAGAGGCCCAGATGGGTCCGGGCCGTTTCCAGGGAGTCGAAGATCGGGAAGACCTGGTCCAAACCCGTGATCCGCAAGAGGGTCAAGATGCGGTCCCGGGGCTGAACGAGGACGAGGCGGGCCGAGGTCCCCCGGAGTCGTTCCAGGAAGCCGACCAGCTCGCCGAGCCCCGTACTGTCGATGTAATCGACGCCCCGCAAGTCTACCAGGACGCAGGCCACGCCGGCGTCGAGGACTTCGCTCATCAGCTCGTAAAACTTCCGAGCGCTCTCCCCGACCCGGATCGGGCCCTCGATGGCCAGGACCGTGTGATCGGGGAAATCCTGGCGGGACACTTGCATGCCCTGGCCTCTCTTCAAGCCAATGAAAACCGGAAGCTGTTAAAGGCCCCACAGCGGGGGCATTCGTCGGGCGGCATCCAAGCCGTCAGCCGAAAGTCGCACTGCAGGCAGACCCAGGTATGCACCTCGGCCGAGGAAGCCTCCCCGGCCGACGCCGCCTGCTGACGACGGAGCTCGGCCCACAGGATGTCCTTGATCGACAGCATGCCGACGACCTGGTTGTCGTGCACGACCGGCAGGTGGCGGCACCGGCGAGTACTCATCTTGTAAAGGGCCTGGAGGGAGGAGTCGTCCAGGTCGACGACCTCCACATCCCGGGTCATGATGTCGGCGACCGACGTCTGACGGGGATCCCGTTCCCGGGCGACGACCTGGTAGAGCACGTCCCGCTCGGTCACGATGCCGATGAGTTGCCCGTATTCGTTGACGACCGGCAGGGCCCCGACCTGGTGCTCGGCCATCAGGCGGGCGGCTTCGAGGACCGTGGCCTCGGGGAAGGTGACCCAGACTTCAAGGCTCGGCAGGATGTCCCGAACTTTCAGCATAAACTGCCCCACCTTGGCAGACGCCGTGAGAACGCCGCCTCATCATGATAGGTCAAAAGGGAATCTTTGTCATCTCGACCGGTCGTGATTGGGCCCCGGACCGCGAGCTTCGTGACGTCGGGACGACACCGATCCGGACCCTTCCGCCCGGGCGACGGCTTCTCTTCCGACCCCATCCCGTCGGAATGGCGAATGGTGAATAGCGAATAGCGAACGGCGAGTGGCGAATCGCGAAGGGCTGGCCGTCTGGGGTCCATCTCGGGGGCCCCGCTCGGACGAGCGAGGCTGGGATAAAAACGGCCGACCTGCCCATCGGCCGAGTGCCCGAACTGCCGGATTCCCGAATTGCCGAAAGGGCCGTGGCTCGTCACTTCCCCAACTGCCGGGCGGCCGGATGGCCGCGACCCCGCTCTGGCGAGCGGGGCTGGGATAAAAACGGCCCATCGGCCCGCCGGGTTCCTTCGTCACTCCATCACTCCGTCACTTTGAAACATCATGCTTCCCGGGGCGTTGGGAAAGGTCGTTCTGACACCATTCTCACGAACCGAACGGCTCTGCTATGCCCTTTCAGGCCAGCACGTGGGTCCGAAGCCAGTCGACCAGCTCGGTCACCGGGGCCGTCCGGGGCCATCCGGGGAGGACGACCCGGTCGGGGGGCTCGACGCGGGCCTTCGGGAGCCGGGCCAGTCGTCGGAGCCACGTCTGCAGGCGGGCGTCGTCGGGGACGTCCAGCCGCAGGACGAGGGCGTCTTGCTGGACGCTCAGTTCCGTCACGCCCTCCCGTTGGAGCTCCACCCGCAGGCGGGCCAGGTGAAGGAGGTTCTCGACGGCTTCGGGGAGGGGGCCGTAGCAGTCCCGGAGTTCCTGGGCGAGGGCCTCGACCCGTTCGACCGTATCGGCCTCGGCCAAGGCCCGGTAGTAGTACATGCGGTGGCGCTCCGACGGCATGTAGTCGTCGGGAATCTCGGCATGGACAGGGAGACGGAGAGTCGTCCGACGCGGCGGCCGGTACGGCTCGTTTTTCAGCTCGGCGACGGCCTGCCGGATGACCTCGACGTAGGCGTCCAGACCGAGGGCCTGCATGTGGCCGTGTTGCCGCCGACCCAGGAGCTCCCCGGCTCCCCGCAGTTCCAGGTCCAGGGCCGCCAGCCGAAAGCCCGAGCCCAGTTCGGTAAACTCCCGTAGGGCCGCCAGGCGCCGCCGGGCGACTTCCGAGAGCTCGGCCATCGGGGGGACCATCAAGTACGCGTAGGCCCGCCGGTAGGAGCGGCCGACCCGTCCCCGGAGCTGGTAGAGCTGGGCCAGGCCAAAGCGGTGGGCGTTGTTCACGATGAGCGTGTTGACGTTCGGGATGTCGACGCCGTTCTCGATGATCGTCGTCGTCACCAGGACGTCGACGTCGCCCTGCATAAACCGGAGCATCGTGTCTTCCAGCCGCCGGGGCGGCATCTGGCCATGCGTGACGGCGACCCGGGCCATCGGGCACAGGTCCTGCACGAGGGCGGCCATCCGGTCTAACGTCTCGACCTCGTTGTGGACGAAGTAGACCTGGCCCCCGCGACTGAGTTCGTGCTCGATGGCCGAACGGATGACCTCCGGGGAGAAGTGGACGACGTGCGTCTGGACGGCCAAGCGGTCCCGGGGCGGTGTCCGAATCAGGCTGATCTCCATCAGCCCCGACAGGGCCATCTGGAGCGTCCGGGGGATGGGCGTCGCCGTCATCGACAGGACGTCGGCCTCCCGACGGAGCTGTTTGAGCTTTTCCTTCTGGAGGACGCCGAAACGCTGTTCCTCGTCGATGACGACGAGGCCCAGGTCGAAGAACTCGACGTCGTCCGACAAGAGACGATGGGTCCCGATGATGATGTCGATGTCGCCCCGCTTGAGGGCCTGCAGGATAGACCGCTGTTCGGCCTCCGGGACGAGCCGGCTCAGCATGGCGACCCGGACGGGAAACTCGGCAAACCGCCGGGTGAACGTCATGTAGTGCTGGAAGGCCAGGACCGTCGTCGGGACCAGGACGGCGACCTGCTTGCCGCCCAGGACGGCTTTCATGGCCGCCCGCATGGCGACCTCCGTCTTGCCGAAGCCCACGTCCCCACACAGGAGCCGGTCCATCGCCCGGGGCCGCTCCATGTCCCGCTTGACCTCTTCGATGGCCCGCCTCTGGTCGGGCGTCAGCTCGTAGGGGAAGGCCGCCTCGAAGGCCTGTTGAACGCCGTCGTCGGGCGGAAAGGCAAAGCCCTCGATGACCTGCCGGGCCGCATACAGCTCGACGAGCTCCCGCAGGATGCCCTCGACGGCCTGCCGGGCCCGGCGTTGCTTGGCCTGCCAGGTCCGACCGCCGAGTCGGTCCAGGGCCGGCGGTTCGTCGGACGGGCCGACGTACTTGCGGACCAGGTCGAGACGGTCGACCGGGACGTACAGCCGGTCGCCTCCGG
Proteins encoded:
- the mfd gene encoding Transcription-repair-coupling factor, which translates into the protein METRTVSTWSVEEALKAVVVYDVAPGGQALLVATRALQADRPIVWLVPDDRRLAEREDEVRFWQTVLAGDATRSVPVVSLPDYERTPFLLVETHPDIVATRLRAWSTLIRAPRWVLVLPVGSAVRRVPPLTFFQSLQWDFTPGMEIPRDFLIELLVQYGYRRTDQVQQAGDFAVRGAIVDVFPPGYDDPVRMEFFDERLEELRAFDVETQRSKARLGTLRVLPWVEFPLTRAQTDRWFQRAAEVVPPKQWAPAWEAALEAWTEQGRFPGYEDYLAWAFETLHAWWEVFPTAEWVVSEPAAVQAQWEALYRHAEEAARHALEQGIPAPVPREWLTPSDAWSAFQAGGRCVQRMTAESGPSSAAAGAQRLGWRAPASYEGHIDRFLRDTQAFLRSGVRVVPVLSSRLRAERLQALLRERLMQAGPVVPPEALGPALRDDALVLTYHPLHWGLEAPGLGLWVVPEDAIFGRRIALEVRHHVPLERSQAMDLSELRPGDYVVHTEHGIGRFIGLQRLQYGERSVETVAIEYAGGDRLYVPVDRLDLVRKYVGPSDEPPALDRLGGRTWQAKQRRARQAVEGILRELVELYAARQVIEGFAFPPDDGVQQAFEAAFPYELTPDQRRAIEEVKRDMERPRAMDRLLCGDVGFGKTEVAMRAAMKAVLGGKQVAVLVPTTVLAFQHYMTFTRRFAEFPVRVAMLSRLVPEAEQRSILQALKRGDIDIIIGTHRLLSDDVEFFDLGLVVIDEEQRFGVLQKEKLKQLRREADVLSMTATPIPRTLQMALSGLMEISLIRTPPRDRLAVQTHVVHFSPEVIRSAIEHELSRGGQVYFVHNEVETLDRMAALVQDLCPMARVAVTHGQMPPRRLEDTMLRFMQGDVDVLVTTTIIENGVDIPNVNTLIVNNAHRFGLAQLYQLRGRVGRSYRRAYAYLMVPPMAELSEVARRRLAALREFTELGSGFRLAALDLELRGAGELLGRRQHGHMQALGLDAYVEVIRQAVAELKNEPYRPPRRTTLRLPVHAEIPDDYMPSERHRMYYYRALAEADTVERVEALAQELRDCYGPLPEAVENLLHLARLRVELQREGVTELSVQQDALVLRLDVPDDARLQTWLRRLARLPKARVEPPDRVVLPGWPRTAPVTELVDWLRTHVLA
- the hrp1_1 gene encoding Hypoxic response protein 1, with translation MLKVRDILPSLEVWVTFPEATVLEAARLMAEHQVGALPVVNEYGQLIGIVTERDVLYQVVARERDPRQTSVADIMTRDVEVVDLDDSSLQALYKMSTRRCRHLPVVHDNQVVGMLSIKDILWAELRRQQAASAGEASSAEVHTWVCLQCDFRLTAWMPPDECPRCGAFNSFRFSLA
- the rsbV gene encoding Anti-sigma-B factor antagonist translates to MQVSRQDFPDHTVLAIEGPIRVGESARKFYELMSEVLDAGVACVLVDLRGVDYIDSTGLGELVGFLERLRGTSARLVLVQPRDRILTLLRITGLDQVFPIFDSLETARTHLGLSGAAG
- the mngB gene encoding Mannosyl-3-phosphoglycerate phosphatase — protein: MKAVVFSDIDGTMTAPDFPWETTLETLRVCEAHGVGIVAVTSKTLDEMMAWRRLPAFLPCFAYESGWGVAVPADGPYRSTWQAAARRRGYQFAGESDGLALYEWPQRPEAADLRRAAEATGVRIRLLSEIPPQTFTRWSGLPPEAVERAYRRRGPPPFVIEAGSPKTLAARARARGWYLLRGKLLFTLTPVHKGHAVDALYPGLRRIWPRAAFWAVGDTASDRRMARRGIPFVRVDHPRVWRRWVLRVVGRWAGRQVGR